Part of the Capsicum annuum cultivar UCD-10X-F1 unplaced genomic scaffold, UCD10Xv1.1 ctg998, whole genome shotgun sequence genome is shown below.
AGGTTCTTCTAGAATATCCTAGTGTAGTATCTTGAATAAATAACTTGTATAATTATCTAGATATTCCAGAGTAGTAGAAAATAAGGATGACTAGATTTTTATTGTACATTTATCTAGAAGGATATTTAGAATCAACCATGAACTAGTATAAATAGGAGGCACATTGTGCATTTGTAGCCatccaaaaaatagaaatcacTCAAAAGTTTCAGCTTTCCCCTTCCATACAGTCTCTTTTGTAGCAATTTACAGCTGTAATTTCCCTATATTTTTCTCCTTGTAGCTTTACTCTTTACGTTCCCTTTGtttttgacatggtatcagagcctatttATTATGGGATATGaagctattttttttattggCTCATCTTATTTTTAGCTCCTTTTCTTGGATCAGTTTGCTGAAAAAACATGGAAcaagaaaatcaacaaacaacGGGTCCTCCGATTTTCTCAGGAGAGAATTACCATTTTTGGGCCATTAAAATGAAGGCTTATTTGAAGGTTCTCAACTTGTGGGATATTGTTGAGAGAGGAGAACCTGTTGTCCAGCCATTGAGAGACCACCCAACTCTCAATGATATCAAAAAGTATGATGAGTTGGTGACTAGATCTCCATGAGCTCTCACTTGCATACATTCAAGCCATATGGAAGTGATGTTTACAAGGATTATGGCTTGTGAGACAGCCAAAGAATCCTGGGATAAGCTAAAAGAGGAGTTTGAAGGCAGCAACAAATTTAAGTCTGTTAAGGTCTTAGCTTTAAACAGGGAGTTTGAACTCTTGAAGATGAAGGATTTGGATAGTGTGAAAGAATACTCTTCCATGCTAATGGATATTGTGAACCAAATTAGGATACTTGGTGGAAAATTTCCAGATCAGAAGGTTGTAGAGAAGATCATGGTCAGCCTTTAGGATAAGTTTGAatcaaaaatctcagctattGAAGAGTCTTGTGACTCTACTCTTCAATAGCTGAGCTGATCTCTAAATTGCAAATTCAAGAGCAAAAAGTAACCATGAGAAGCAAAGGGACAATCGAAGATTCCTTTCAAGTAAGGTATAAATTCAAGCAacaaaagaaaggcaaaaaaagTCTCTTTAGACCACTCTGGAGATATGAAATATGGTGGATACCAAGGTGAATTGTCGAGGAGCGAAAAATTTCCACCTTGTGGTATTTGTAAGAAGACAAACCACTTGGAGAAGAATTGTTGGCAGAAGTCCAAGAGGTCTCTTATTCAATGCAGATACTGCAAGAAGTATAGGCACATTGATAAGTATTGCAG
Proteins encoded:
- the LOC124895827 gene encoding uncharacterized protein LOC124895827; the protein is MEQENQQTTGPPIFSGENYHFWAIKMKAYLKVLNLWDIVERGEPVVQPLRDHPTLNDIKNHMEVMFTRIMACETAKESWDKLKEEFEGSNKFKSVKVLALNREFELLKMKDLDSVKEYSSMLMDIVNQIRILGGKFPDQKVVEKIMVSL